In Chitinophaga oryzae, the sequence TCACTCAGCCAGCGGTGCGCCGCATTTCCTGTCGCGCCATATACAGGTGCCCATTCTGAATGCAGGCGACGGTATCAACGAACATCCCACACAAGCGTTGCTTGATGCTTTCTCTATCCGGGAAAAACTCGGCAGCGTGGAAGGAAAGAAAGTCGCCATCTGTGGTGATATCATGCACTCCCGTGTGGCCCTTTCCAATATCTACTGCCTGAAGAAACTGGGCGCAGAAGTAACTGTGGTAGGTCCGCCTACGCTTATTCCCAAACACATCGCCGCCGCCCTGGGCGTCAATGTCAGCTACAATATCCGGGAAGCGTTGCAATGGTGCGACGTGGCCAACGTGCTGCGTATCCAGCTGGAAAGACAAAATACGCCGCTGTTTTCTTCCCTGCGGGAATACTCACTGGCGTATGGCGTCAATCGCCAGCTGCTGGACAGCCTCAATAAAGAGATCCTGATCATGCACCCCGGACCTATCAACCGTGGCGTGGAACTGAACTCTGATGTGGCTGACTCCGGTCAGTCCATCATCCTGGACCAGGTAGAAAACGGCGTAGCAGTGAGAATGGCTGCTTTATACCTGCTGGCAGGTAAAAAACAAGACCTTCAATAAAGCGCACAAACGATACTGACTGAACGAAACAGGCCGTCTCATTTGAGACGGCCTGTTTCGTTATCAGAAGGAGGCATTCAGCCCGATAGTATAAGAACGGAAGAACGGATATACGTTACCGTTATAGCCACCGGCCTGTTCCGGATCATAGTAACGGATCTTCATCCTGGTACTTTCCCATAGGTCCTGC encodes:
- a CDS encoding aspartate carbamoyltransferase catalytic subunit; the encoded protein is MSLSVKHLLGIRDLQRQDIELIFQTADQFKEVLQRPIKKVPTLRDTTIVNLFFENSTRTRISFELAEKRLGADTINFSASGSSVSKGETLIDTVNNILSMKVDVVVMRHSASGAPHFLSRHIQVPILNAGDGINEHPTQALLDAFSIREKLGSVEGKKVAICGDIMHSRVALSNIYCLKKLGAEVTVVGPPTLIPKHIAAALGVNVSYNIREALQWCDVANVLRIQLERQNTPLFSSLREYSLAYGVNRQLLDSLNKEILIMHPGPINRGVELNSDVADSGQSIILDQVENGVAVRMAALYLLAGKKQDLQ